The following are encoded in a window of Pseudomonas graminis genomic DNA:
- the rdgB gene encoding RdgB/HAM1 family non-canonical purine NTP pyrophosphatase gives MMTLSQLVLASHNAGKLKELQAMLGASVHLRSIGEFSTVEPEETGLSFVENAILKARNAARISGLPALADDSGLAVDYLGGAPGIYSARYADGQGDAANNAKLLDALKDVPAEQRGAQFVCVLALVRHADDPLPILCEGLWHGRILTAASGEHGFGYDPLFWVPERNCSSAELTPADKNQISHRARAMALLRQRLGLSPDQQ, from the coding sequence ATCATGACCCTCTCCCAGCTTGTACTGGCCAGCCACAACGCCGGCAAACTCAAAGAACTCCAGGCCATGCTCGGCGCGAGCGTTCATCTGCGCTCGATTGGCGAGTTCAGCACCGTGGAGCCCGAAGAAACAGGGCTGTCGTTCGTCGAGAACGCGATCCTCAAGGCGCGCAACGCTGCGCGTATTTCCGGTCTGCCGGCGCTGGCCGATGATTCAGGACTGGCCGTGGATTACCTGGGCGGTGCGCCGGGCATTTACTCCGCGCGTTACGCCGACGGTCAGGGTGATGCGGCGAACAACGCCAAATTGCTGGACGCCCTCAAGGACGTACCCGCCGAACAACGCGGCGCCCAGTTCGTCTGCGTTCTGGCACTGGTGCGCCACGCCGACGACCCGCTGCCGATCCTCTGCGAAGGTCTGTGGCACGGCCGCATCCTCACCGCCGCCAGCGGCGAACACGGCTTTGGTTATGACCCGCTGTTCTGGGTGCCGGAGCGCAACTGTTCAAGCGCCGAACTCACCCCGGCCGACAAGAATCAGATCAGCCACCGCGCCCGCGCCATGGCCCTCCTGCGTCAGCGTCTGGGGCTGAGCCCTGATCAACAATGA
- the hemW gene encoding radical SAM family heme chaperone HemW has protein sequence MTQDSTTRPLILGAAGFSSEQPRTPLAELPPLSLYIHIPWCVRKCPYCDFNSHTASPVLPEQEYVDALLADLDQDLPHVYGRELSTIFFGGGTPSLFSADALGRLLRGVEQRIRFAPDIEITLEANPGTFEQVKFSAYRGLGINRLSIGIQSFQEAKLKALGRIHNGDEAVRAADMARQAGFDNFNLDLMHGLPDQSQEDALGDLRQAIALAPTHLSWYQLTLEPNTVFWNQPPTLPEDDILWDIQEAGQTLLRENGYAQYEVSAYAQPQREARHNLNYWGFGDFIGIGAGAHGKLSHPDGRIIRTWKTRLPKDYLNPAKAYQAGEKLLPLDEMPFEFLMNALRLTKGVDAALFQRRTGLIVDSLASARLEAEQRGLLETDPARLVATARGQLFLNDLLQHFLL, from the coding sequence ATGACTCAGGATTCCACCACCCGGCCGTTGATTCTGGGCGCGGCCGGCTTCTCCTCTGAGCAGCCACGCACGCCCCTTGCCGAGCTGCCGCCGCTGTCGCTGTACATCCATATTCCGTGGTGCGTGCGCAAATGCCCCTATTGCGATTTCAACTCCCACACGGCGAGCCCGGTGTTGCCGGAGCAGGAATACGTCGACGCGCTGCTGGCCGATCTCGACCAGGACCTGCCCCACGTCTACGGCCGCGAGCTGAGCACGATTTTCTTCGGCGGCGGCACGCCCAGTCTGTTCAGCGCCGATGCGCTGGGCCGTTTGTTGCGCGGCGTGGAACAACGCATCCGCTTCGCCCCAGACATTGAGATCACGCTGGAAGCCAACCCCGGCACCTTCGAGCAGGTGAAATTCAGCGCCTATCGCGGCCTGGGCATCAATCGCCTCTCGATCGGTATCCAGAGTTTTCAGGAGGCCAAGCTCAAGGCCCTCGGGCGTATCCATAACGGCGATGAAGCCGTGCGCGCGGCGGACATGGCGCGTCAGGCGGGTTTCGATAACTTCAACCTGGACCTCATGCACGGTTTGCCGGATCAGTCCCAGGAAGACGCCCTCGGCGACCTGCGTCAGGCGATCGCCCTCGCCCCGACGCACCTGTCCTGGTATCAGCTGACCCTTGAGCCGAATACGGTGTTCTGGAATCAGCCGCCCACGCTGCCGGAAGACGACATTCTCTGGGACATTCAAGAGGCCGGTCAGACGCTGCTTCGGGAAAACGGCTACGCCCAATACGAAGTGTCTGCCTACGCACAGCCGCAGCGCGAAGCCCGGCATAACCTGAATTACTGGGGCTTCGGGGACTTTATCGGGATCGGCGCGGGGGCCCATGGCAAGCTCAGCCACCCGGACGGGCGCATCATCCGCACCTGGAAAACCCGGCTGCCCAAGGATTACCTCAATCCGGCCAAGGCCTATCAGGCTGGCGAAAAGCTGCTGCCACTTGATGAGATGCCGTTTGAATTTTTGATGAACGCTCTGCGCCTGACAAAAGGCGTGGACGCTGCATTATTTCAGCGCCGCACCGGTCTAATCGTCGATTCGCTCGCCAGCGCCCGTCTTGAGGCGGAGCAACGCGGCTTGCTGGAGACCGATCCGGCGCGGTTGGTGGCAACCGCGCGCGGCCAGTTATTCCTCAACGACCTGCTGCAGCACTTTCTTCTGTAA
- a CDS encoding DUF3392 domain-containing protein has translation MEFVLDLLATVSRWSRSNLSEIALALVGCLLILFGTDIKGWIEGRIGGFAGALRIPIMALLCTVGSGAALIYATPWVVRGLSQFNNYSLAPVLLVVLVLIGVVADRK, from the coding sequence ATGGAATTCGTACTCGACTTGCTGGCCACTGTCTCGCGCTGGAGTCGCAGCAATTTGTCGGAAATCGCCCTGGCACTGGTGGGCTGTCTGCTCATTCTGTTCGGAACTGACATCAAGGGCTGGATCGAAGGCCGCATCGGCGGCTTTGCCGGCGCCCTGCGCATTCCGATCATGGCGCTGCTCTGCACCGTCGGCAGTGGCGCTGCGCTGATTTATGCAACGCCGTGGGTCGTGCGCGGCCTGAGCCAGTTCAACAACTACAGCCTGGCGCCGGTGTTGCTGGTGGTACTGGTACTGATCGGGGTGGTGGCTGATCGGAAATAA
- the trmB gene encoding tRNA (guanosine(46)-N7)-methyltransferase TrmB yields MNDENAKAPGDDSHHRRIKSFVMRAGRMTEGQQRGLDQGKERFVLPLADAPVDFDQVFGRSAPRTLEIGFGMGHSLLEMAAAAPEQDFIGVEVHRPGVGALLNGVLTQGLTNLRVYDCDAIEVLNRCVADNSLDRLMLFFPDPWHKSRHHKRRIVQAEFAELVRTKLKPGGVLHMATDWEPYAEYMLEVMNVAPGYRNLAEDGKCVPRPAERPVTKFERRGERLGHGVWDLKFEKLA; encoded by the coding sequence ATGAATGACGAAAACGCCAAAGCGCCAGGCGATGACAGCCATCACCGGCGCATCAAGAGCTTCGTGATGCGCGCCGGTCGGATGACCGAAGGCCAGCAACGTGGTCTGGATCAGGGCAAGGAGCGTTTCGTGCTTCCGCTGGCCGACGCCCCGGTGGATTTCGATCAGGTGTTTGGTCGCTCGGCCCCGCGCACCCTCGAAATCGGCTTCGGCATGGGCCACTCGTTGCTGGAAATGGCCGCCGCGGCGCCAGAGCAGGATTTCATCGGCGTGGAAGTGCACCGTCCGGGCGTCGGCGCCTTGCTCAACGGCGTACTGACCCAGGGGCTCACCAACCTGCGCGTTTATGATTGCGATGCGATCGAAGTGCTCAACCGTTGTGTGGCCGACAACAGCCTGGATCGGCTGATGCTGTTCTTCCCGGACCCTTGGCACAAGTCCCGCCATCACAAGCGCCGCATCGTTCAGGCCGAATTTGCCGAGCTGGTGCGCACCAAGCTGAAGCCGGGTGGCGTGCTGCACATGGCGACCGACTGGGAACCCTATGCCGAATACATGCTGGAAGTGATGAACGTGGCGCCGGGTTACCGCAACCTGGCAGAAGACGGCAAATGCGTTCCGCGCCCTGCGGAGCGTCCGGTCACCAAATTCGAGCGCCGTGGGGAACGCCTCGGTCACGGGGTTTGGGACCTGAAGTTCGAGAAGCTGGCCTGA
- a CDS encoding thiazole synthase, whose amino-acid sequence MSNVRSDKPFTVAGRTFQSRLLVGTGKYTDMEQTRLAIEASGAEIVTVAVRRTNLGQNPGEPNLLDVLPPDRYTILPNTAGCYDAIEAVRTCRLARELLDGHNLVKLEVLADQKTLFPNVIETLKAAETLVKDGFDVMVYTSDDPIIARQLAEIGCCAVMPLAGLIGTGLGICNPYNLQIILEESKVPVLVDAGVGTASDATIAMELGCEAVLMNSAIAHAQHPVLMAEAMKHAILAGRMAYLAGRMPKKLYASASSPLDGLIK is encoded by the coding sequence ATGAGCAACGTTCGCAGCGACAAGCCGTTCACCGTGGCCGGTCGGACTTTTCAGTCGCGCCTGTTGGTCGGCACTGGCAAGTACACGGACATGGAACAGACCCGTCTGGCCATCGAAGCCTCGGGCGCCGAGATCGTCACCGTTGCAGTGCGCCGGACCAACCTGGGGCAGAACCCGGGCGAACCGAACCTGCTCGACGTGCTGCCGCCGGACCGCTACACCATCCTGCCTAACACTGCGGGTTGCTACGACGCCATCGAGGCCGTGCGCACCTGCCGCCTGGCCCGCGAGCTGCTCGATGGCCACAATCTGGTCAAGCTGGAAGTCCTCGCTGACCAGAAAACCCTTTTCCCCAATGTCATCGAAACCCTGAAGGCGGCCGAAACGCTGGTCAAGGACGGCTTCGACGTCATGGTCTACACCAGCGATGACCCGATCATCGCCCGCCAGCTCGCCGAAATCGGCTGCTGCGCAGTGATGCCCCTCGCGGGCCTGATTGGTACTGGCCTGGGGATCTGCAACCCGTACAACCTGCAGATCATCCTCGAAGAATCGAAAGTTCCGGTGTTGGTGGATGCCGGTGTCGGCACTGCGTCCGATGCCACCATCGCCATGGAGCTGGGGTGTGAGGCGGTGCTGATGAACTCGGCCATCGCCCACGCGCAACACCCGGTGCTGATGGCCGAAGCCATGAAACACGCCATTCTGGCAGGCCGCATGGCCTACCTAGCCGGCCGTATGCCCAAGAAACTCTATGCCAGCGCGTCTTCGCCGCTGGATGGTCTGATCAAGTAA
- the thiS gene encoding sulfur carrier protein ThiS, translated as MRIQLNGESFELPDGETVAGLLSRLDLTGRRVAVELNLDIVPRSQHAATALTEGDQVEVVHAIGGG; from the coding sequence ATGCGCATTCAGTTGAACGGTGAATCCTTTGAGCTGCCCGATGGCGAGACCGTTGCGGGATTGTTGTCACGTCTGGATCTGACCGGGCGCCGAGTCGCCGTCGAGCTCAATCTGGACATTGTTCCGCGCAGCCAGCATGCCGCCACGGCGCTGACCGAAGGCGATCAGGTCGAAGTGGTGCACGCCATCGGTGGCGGCTAG
- a CDS encoding DUF423 domain-containing protein, protein MLRTFLMLASFFGFTGVALGAFAAHGLKNRLTPEYLAVFHTGVLYQLIHALAIFGVALLAMQIQGRLVTYAGISFTLGIILFSGSLYLMTLTGATKLGIITPFGGLFFLIGWAILGWTAWRLGLDTL, encoded by the coding sequence ATGTTACGAACCTTTCTGATGTTGGCCTCCTTCTTCGGATTTACCGGCGTTGCCCTTGGTGCGTTTGCTGCCCACGGCCTGAAAAACCGTCTGACCCCCGAGTACCTGGCTGTCTTTCATACCGGCGTGCTCTACCAACTGATTCATGCGCTGGCGATCTTTGGCGTGGCACTGCTGGCGATGCAGATCCAGGGCCGGCTCGTCACCTATGCAGGGATCTCCTTCACCCTGGGCATCATCCTGTTTTCCGGCAGCCTCTACTTGATGACGCTGACGGGCGCCACCAAGCTGGGCATCATCACCCCGTTCGGTGGCCTGTTTTTCCTGATCGGCTGGGCGATTCTCGGCTGGACGGCATGGCGCCTGGGACTCGACACGCTTTAA
- the mtgA gene encoding monofunctional biosynthetic peptidoglycan transglycosylase, whose amino-acid sequence MLQLLLRRVAKGLLWFAAASVVLVLIFRWVPPPFTALMVERKIESWFDGQPIDLQRDWESWDHISNDLKIAVIAGEDQKFAEHWGFDIDAIQAALVHNERGGSLRGASTLSQQVSKNLFLWSGRSYFRKGLEAWFTGLIEVFWSKQRILEVYLNSVEWDDGVFGAQAAAQHHFHVNASQLSTQQASYLAAVLPNPREWSASHPSSYVASRASWIRQQMRQLGGDEYLMGLNHSRRW is encoded by the coding sequence ATGCTGCAATTACTACTCCGTCGTGTCGCCAAAGGCCTGCTCTGGTTCGCAGCGGCAAGTGTCGTGCTGGTGCTGATTTTCCGCTGGGTCCCTCCTCCGTTTACCGCTTTGATGGTCGAACGCAAGATTGAATCCTGGTTTGACGGTCAGCCCATTGACCTGCAGCGCGACTGGGAGTCATGGGACCACATCTCAAATGACCTGAAAATCGCCGTCATTGCGGGCGAGGACCAGAAGTTCGCCGAGCACTGGGGTTTCGATATCGACGCCATTCAGGCAGCGCTGGTTCATAACGAACGCGGCGGCTCCCTGCGCGGGGCCAGCACGCTGAGCCAGCAGGTGTCGAAAAACCTGTTCCTGTGGTCGGGGCGCAGTTACTTTCGCAAGGGCCTGGAGGCTTGGTTTACCGGGCTGATCGAGGTGTTCTGGTCCAAGCAGCGCATTCTTGAGGTGTACCTGAACAGCGTGGAATGGGACGACGGTGTTTTCGGCGCTCAGGCCGCTGCGCAGCATCACTTTCATGTGAATGCGAGCCAGCTGTCCACACAACAAGCGAGCTATCTCGCCGCCGTCCTGCCCAACCCCCGGGAGTGGAGCGCCAGCCACCCCAGCAGCTACGTCGCAAGTCGCGCGAGCTGGATCCGCCAGCAGATGCGTCAGTTGGGTGGGGATGAGTATTTGATGGGGTTGAATCACAGTCGCAGGTGGTGA
- the rpoH gene encoding RNA polymerase sigma factor RpoH — MTNSLQPAYALVPGANLEAYVHTVNSIPLLTPEQERELAESLYYEQDLGAARQMVLAHLRFVVHIARSYSGYGLAQADLIQEGNVGLMKAVKRFNPEMGVRLVSFAVHWIKAEIHEFILRNWRIVKVATTKAQRKLFFNLRSQKKRLAWLNNEEVHRVAESLGVEPREVREMESRLTGHDMAFDPAAEADDDSAFQSPANYLEDHRYDPARQLEDSDWTDSSTANLHEALNVLDDRSRDILYQRWLAEEKATLHDLAEKYNVSAERIRQLEKSAMNKLKLSIAA; from the coding sequence ATGACCAATTCTTTGCAACCTGCGTATGCCTTAGTCCCGGGTGCAAACCTGGAAGCCTATGTGCACACGGTTAACAGCATTCCACTGCTGACGCCCGAGCAGGAGCGTGAACTGGCCGAGAGTCTCTACTATGAGCAGGATTTGGGGGCGGCTCGGCAGATGGTGCTCGCCCACCTGCGATTTGTCGTGCATATCGCACGCAGTTATTCCGGTTATGGACTGGCTCAGGCTGACCTGATTCAGGAAGGTAACGTTGGCCTGATGAAGGCCGTGAAGCGCTTCAACCCCGAGATGGGTGTGCGCCTGGTGTCCTTTGCCGTGCACTGGATCAAGGCCGAGATTCACGAGTTCATCCTGCGCAACTGGCGCATCGTGAAGGTCGCGACCACCAAGGCTCAGCGCAAGCTGTTCTTCAACCTGCGCAGCCAGAAGAAGCGTCTGGCCTGGCTGAACAACGAAGAAGTGCATCGCGTCGCCGAGAGTCTGGGCGTTGAGCCCCGTGAAGTGCGCGAGATGGAAAGCCGTCTGACTGGCCACGACATGGCCTTCGACCCGGCGGCAGAAGCCGACGATGACAGCGCCTTCCAGTCGCCAGCCAACTACCTGGAAGACCATCGTTACGATCCGGCGCGTCAGCTGGAAGATTCCGACTGGACTGACAGCTCGACGGCCAACCTGCACGAAGCGCTGAACGTGCTCGACGATCGCAGCCGCGACATTCTGTATCAGCGCTGGCTGGCGGAAGAGAAGGCCACGCTGCACGACCTGGCCGAGAAGTACAACGTCTCCGCCGAGCGTATTCGTCAGCTCGAAAAGAGCGCGATGAACAAGCTGAAACTGTCGATCGCTGCCTGA
- the ftsX gene encoding permease-like cell division protein FtsX, whose protein sequence is MSATRSPKVSERVAPKASDPAPQKKKKRDDDDGPSFGELFNAWLEAHRSSLLDSLRRLGKQPIGSFFTCLVMAIALSLPMGLSLLLSNVERLGGSWQRAAQISLYLQLDASPSEGEGLVRQIKEMGGVADAEYISRDEALNEFQKQSGLGEALKELPENPLPGVVLVTPLEVDKAALEALRTQLAELPKVQQAQLDLVWVERLAAILKLGDRFVFGLTVLLVAALLLVIGNTIRLHIENRRTEIEVIKLVGGTDSYVRRPFLYMGALYGLGAGVLSWGVLAFGLDWLNDAVVKLAGLYGSDFALAGVPVSDGASLLLGAVLLGYIGAWIAVARHLRELAPR, encoded by the coding sequence ATGAGTGCCACTCGCAGCCCCAAGGTTTCCGAACGCGTAGCGCCCAAAGCTTCAGACCCGGCGCCGCAAAAGAAAAAGAAACGCGATGACGATGACGGCCCGAGTTTCGGTGAGTTGTTCAACGCTTGGCTCGAGGCCCACCGCTCAAGCCTGCTGGACAGCCTGCGCCGTCTCGGCAAGCAGCCCATCGGCAGTTTCTTTACCTGTCTGGTGATGGCCATCGCGCTGAGCTTGCCGATGGGCTTGTCATTGTTGCTAAGCAATGTCGAGCGTCTTGGCGGTTCGTGGCAGCGTGCGGCGCAGATATCCCTGTATCTGCAGCTGGATGCGTCGCCGAGCGAGGGAGAAGGCCTTGTTCGTCAGATCAAGGAAATGGGCGGCGTCGCTGACGCTGAGTACATCAGCCGCGATGAGGCGCTGAACGAATTCCAGAAACAGTCCGGGCTGGGCGAGGCGCTCAAGGAACTGCCTGAAAACCCGCTGCCCGGTGTCGTGCTGGTTACACCACTGGAAGTTGACAAAGCCGCGCTGGAAGCATTACGTACACAGCTGGCCGAGTTGCCCAAAGTCCAGCAGGCACAACTAGACCTGGTCTGGGTCGAGCGTTTAGCCGCTATCTTGAAGCTGGGTGATCGGTTCGTGTTTGGCCTGACGGTTTTGCTGGTCGCAGCACTGCTGTTGGTCATCGGTAACACCATTCGTCTGCACATCGAGAACCGTCGTACGGAAATCGAGGTCATCAAGTTGGTAGGCGGTACGGACAGCTACGTGCGCCGGCCCTTCCTTTATATGGGCGCTTTGTACGGGCTGGGCGCCGGGGTGCTCTCCTGGGGTGTTCTGGCTTTTGGGCTAGACTGGCTGAACGATGCGGTGGTCAAACTGGCCGGGCTGTACGGCAGCGATTTTGCCCTTGCCGGCGTGCCAGTGTCCGACGGCGCGTCGCTCTTGCTTGGAGCGGTGCTGTTGGGGTATATCGGTGCGTGGATTGCGGTAGCACGCCATTTGAGAGAGTTGGCGCCTCGTTAG
- the ftsE gene encoding cell division ATP-binding protein FtsE — translation MIRFEQVGKRYPNGHVGLHELSFRVRRGEFLFVTGHSGAGKSTLLRLLLAMERPTTGKLLLAGQDLGQISTAQIPFLRRQIGVVFQNHQLLFDRTVFNNVALPLQILGLSKTEVVKRVDSALERVALSDKAELYPGDLSTGQQQRVGIARAIVHRPALLLADEPTGNLDPRLAAEIMGVFEDINRLGTSVLIASHDLALIARMRHRMLTLQRGRLIGDGEAGV, via the coding sequence ATGATTCGTTTCGAACAGGTCGGTAAACGCTATCCGAACGGACACGTCGGCCTGCATGAGCTGAGCTTTCGAGTACGTCGTGGCGAATTTCTATTTGTGACAGGTCACTCCGGCGCGGGCAAGAGCACTTTGCTGCGCCTGCTGCTGGCGATGGAGCGTCCTACCACTGGCAAGCTTCTGCTGGCGGGTCAGGACCTGGGCCAGATCAGCACTGCGCAGATTCCTTTTTTGCGTCGGCAGATTGGCGTGGTGTTTCAGAATCACCAGTTGCTGTTTGATCGCACGGTGTTCAATAACGTTGCGCTGCCGCTGCAGATCCTCGGCCTGTCCAAGACCGAAGTGGTCAAGCGCGTCGATTCGGCCCTTGAGCGGGTTGCGTTATCCGACAAAGCCGAGCTGTATCCGGGTGACTTGTCTACCGGTCAGCAACAGCGCGTCGGCATCGCCCGCGCCATCGTTCACCGTCCGGCCCTGCTGCTGGCAGACGAACCCACCGGTAACCTCGACCCGCGGCTGGCAGCTGAAATCATGGGCGTGTTCGAAGACATCAACCGCTTGGGCACCAGCGTGCTGATTGCGAGCCACGACCTGGCACTGATCGCACGGATGCGCCACCGCATGCTGACGTTACAGCGCGGCCGACTGATCGGCGACGGGGAGGCAGGCGTATGA
- the ftsY gene encoding signal recognition particle-docking protein FtsY: MFGSNDDKKTPAPAGEKKGLFGWLRKKPQEVTPEPPQNAPAPAPESVPDQAPAVAEQHNAPAIPAERAPQNAPQPLPQTATIEALSAPIEDPWLHLPVAEEPVAFTDEREPHVTPPIPAHTESNVESAAAFVAEVPAHPTVIDTTSFEVAPSIEPTPVALPDPVSGNDLPSLTPPLTTAPMVPAAAAVPVLETSVPPVPFEGTTAPKQPGFFARLKQGLSKTSASLGEGMASLFLGKKAIDDDMLDELETRLLTADVGVEATSAIVRNLTQKVARKQLTDSDALYKSLQNELTEMLKPVEAPLVITAQHKPFVILVVGVNGAGKTTTIGKLAKKLQLEGKKVMLAAGDTFRAAAVEQLQVWGERNKIPVIAQHTGADSASVIFDAVQAAKARGIDVLIADTAGRLHTKDNLMEELKKVRRVIGKLDADAPHEVLLVLDAGTGQNAINQAKQFNQTVQLTGLALTKLDGTAKGGVIFALAKQFGLPIRYIGVGEGIDDLRTFEAEPFVQALFAERERP; the protein is encoded by the coding sequence ATGTTTGGTTCCAACGACGACAAGAAGACCCCAGCCCCGGCTGGCGAGAAGAAAGGCCTGTTCGGATGGCTGCGCAAAAAGCCGCAGGAAGTCACTCCCGAGCCGCCTCAGAATGCCCCCGCTCCAGCGCCAGAGTCCGTGCCCGATCAGGCCCCGGCGGTTGCTGAGCAGCATAACGCCCCGGCCATCCCGGCCGAGCGCGCGCCGCAAAACGCGCCGCAACCCTTGCCACAAACCGCTACGATTGAAGCGCTTTCGGCCCCTATCGAAGATCCCTGGCTTCACCTGCCCGTTGCCGAAGAGCCCGTCGCCTTCACCGATGAGCGCGAGCCTCACGTCACGCCGCCCATTCCGGCACACACCGAGTCCAACGTGGAATCCGCCGCCGCTTTTGTGGCTGAAGTGCCTGCTCACCCGACGGTCATCGACACAACGTCGTTCGAGGTGGCTCCGTCCATCGAGCCGACCCCGGTCGCACTCCCTGATCCGGTTTCCGGCAATGATCTTCCTTCGCTGACGCCGCCGTTGACGACAGCACCGATGGTTCCAGCCGCGGCCGCTGTGCCCGTTCTTGAAACCAGCGTGCCACCTGTTCCGTTCGAAGGAACCACCGCACCCAAGCAGCCTGGTTTTTTCGCGCGCCTGAAGCAGGGCCTGTCGAAAACCAGCGCCAGCCTGGGCGAAGGCATGGCCAGCCTGTTCCTCGGCAAGAAAGCCATCGACGACGACATGCTCGACGAGCTGGAAACCCGGCTGCTGACCGCGGACGTTGGGGTGGAAGCAACGTCGGCAATCGTGCGCAACCTGACGCAGAAAGTGGCGCGCAAGCAGCTCACTGACAGCGACGCGCTGTACAAATCGCTGCAAAATGAACTGACCGAAATGCTCAAGCCAGTGGAAGCTCCGCTGGTCATCACTGCACAGCACAAGCCGTTCGTGATTCTGGTCGTGGGCGTCAACGGCGCGGGTAAAACCACCACCATCGGCAAACTCGCCAAGAAGCTCCAGCTTGAAGGCAAAAAAGTCATGCTGGCGGCGGGTGACACCTTCCGTGCTGCAGCGGTTGAGCAACTGCAGGTCTGGGGCGAGCGTAACAAGATTCCGGTCATCGCCCAGCACACTGGCGCTGACTCGGCTTCAGTGATTTTCGATGCCGTTCAGGCTGCAAAAGCCCGCGGCATCGACGTGTTGATCGCTGACACCGCGGGCCGCTTGCACACCAAAGACAACCTGATGGAAGAGCTGAAGAAGGTTCGCCGCGTGATCGGCAAGCTGGACGCCGACGCGCCGCACGAGGTCCTGCTGGTCCTGGATGCCGGTACGGGTCAGAACGCGATCAACCAGGCCAAACAGTTCAACCAGACCGTCCAGCTGACCGGCCTCGCGCTGACCAAGCTCGACGGCACCGCCAAAGGCGGCGTGATCTTCGCCCTGGCGAAGCAATTTGGCCTGCCGATTCGCTATATCGGCGTGGGTGAAGGCATCGACGATCTGCGCACCTTCGAAGCCGAGCCGTTCGTCCAAGCCCTATTTGCCGAGCGGGAGCGCCCATGA
- a CDS encoding M16 family metallopeptidase translates to MNALARCAAGLLLSTICLPFAASAADPQPTTEFTLNNGLKVVVREDHRAPVVVSQVWYKVGSSYETPGQTGLSHALEHMMFKGSSKAGPGEASLILRDLGAEENAFTSDDYTAYYQVLARDRLAVAFELEADRMATLRLPPEEFAREIEVIKEERRLRTDDKPNAKAYERFKAIAYPASGYHTPTIGWMADLERMKVEELRHWYESWYVPNNATLVVVGDVKPDEVKALAERFFGPVPRRDVPPSKKPLELAEPGLRQITVHVATQMPSLMYGFNVPSLATATDPQSVNALRLISALLDGGYSARIPTRLERGEELVTGAASDYDAYTRGDSLFTVSATPNQQKKKTLADAEAGIWRLLDELKTKPPAKEELERVRAQVIAGLVYERDSITSQASTIGELETVGLSWKLIDEELAGLQSVTPEDIQKAARTYFTRERLAVAHVLPEEKAQ, encoded by the coding sequence ATGAATGCTCTAGCCCGCTGTGCCGCAGGCCTGCTGCTCAGCACAATCTGTTTGCCCTTCGCCGCATCGGCTGCCGACCCTCAACCCACCACCGAATTCACGCTGAATAACGGCCTGAAGGTCGTCGTGCGTGAAGACCACCGCGCACCGGTCGTGGTTTCGCAGGTCTGGTACAAGGTCGGCTCCAGCTACGAGACGCCTGGCCAGACGGGCCTGTCCCATGCGCTGGAACACATGATGTTCAAGGGCAGCTCGAAGGCGGGACCCGGCGAAGCATCGCTGATCCTGCGTGACCTGGGCGCCGAAGAGAACGCTTTCACCAGCGACGACTACACCGCTTATTACCAAGTGCTGGCCCGTGATCGACTGGCGGTTGCCTTCGAACTGGAAGCCGACCGCATGGCCACCCTTCGCCTGCCCCCTGAAGAGTTCGCGCGGGAAATCGAAGTCATCAAGGAAGAGCGCCGCCTGCGCACCGATGACAAGCCGAACGCCAAGGCCTACGAGCGCTTCAAGGCCATCGCCTACCCCGCCAGCGGCTACCACACGCCGACCATTGGCTGGATGGCAGACCTTGAGCGCATGAAGGTCGAGGAGCTGCGCCACTGGTATGAATCCTGGTACGTGCCCAACAACGCCACGCTGGTGGTGGTCGGCGACGTGAAGCCCGATGAGGTGAAAGCCTTGGCTGAGCGCTTCTTCGGTCCGGTGCCGCGCCGGGATGTACCGCCGTCGAAAAAACCGCTGGAGCTGGCCGAGCCTGGCCTGCGCCAGATCACCGTGCATGTCGCCACGCAGATGCCGAGCCTGATGTATGGCTTCAACGTGCCGAGCCTGGCCACCGCCACCGATCCACAGTCAGTCAACGCACTGCGCCTGATTTCGGCCTTGCTCGATGGCGGCTACAGCGCGCGCATTCCGACCCGCCTGGAGCGCGGCGAAGAACTGGTCACCGGCGCGGCGTCCGACTACGACGCTTACACCCGTGGGGACAGCCTGTTCACCGTCAGCGCCACGCCCAATCAGCAGAAGAAGAAAACCCTCGCCGACGCTGAAGCCGGCATCTGGCGCCTGCTCGACGAACTTAAAACCAAGCCGCCCGCCAAGGAAGAGCTGGAACGGGTCCGGGCCCAGGTGATCGCCGGATTGGTCTATGAGCGCGATTCTATTACCAGTCAGGCCAGCACCATTGGCGAACTGGAAACGGTGGGCCTGTCCTGGAAGCTCATTGATGAGGAACTGGCCGGGTTGCAAAGCGTGACACCGGAAGACATCCAGAAAGCCGCCCGTACTTACTTCACCCGCGAGCGCCTTGCCGTTGCGCATGTTTTGCCTGAGGAGAAAGCCCAATGA